One window of the Athene noctua chromosome 5, bAthNoc1.hap1.1, whole genome shotgun sequence genome contains the following:
- the VAX1 gene encoding ventral anterior homeobox 1, producing the protein MFGKQDKMDVRCSSETEANRVSKNGHKEGKESKGSEGNISTSFLKDQQGTFSASAATEDCNKSKSSSADPDYCRRILVRDAKGSIREIILPKGLDLDRPKRTRTSFTAEQLYRLEMEFQRCQYVVGRERTELARQLNLSETQVKVWFQNRRTKQKKDQGKDSELRSVVSETAATCSVLRLLEQGRLLSPPGLPGLLPPCATGALGSALRGPGLAAGTGPAAAAAAAAAAPTGGSPHPPAASSAAGPPPPAALHGAAAAGHGLFGLPVPALLGSVAGRLSSAPLAVAGSLAGNLQELSARYLSSSAFEPYSRTNNKESAEKKALD; encoded by the exons ATGTTTGGGAAACAAGACAAAATGGACGTTAGATGCAGTTCAGAGACTGAAGCTAACCGGGTCTCGAAGAACGGACATAAAGAGGGCAAGGAAAGCAAAGGGTCTGAAGGAaatatttctacttcttttttgaAGGATCAGCAAGGGACTTTTTCTGCCTCTGCAGCTACGGAAGACTGTAATAAAAGTAAATCTAGTTCGGCTGATCCGGACTATTGCAGGAGGATCCTAGTTAGAG ATGCCAAAGGTTCAATCAGAGAGATTATTCTGCCTAAGGGGCTTGATCTGGACCGTCCCAAGCGGACCCGCACCTCCTTCACGGCCGAGCAGCTCTACCGCCTGGAGATGGAGTTCCAGCGCTGCCAGTACGTCGTGGGGCGGGAGCGCACCGAGCTCGCCCGCCAGCTCAATCTCTCCGAGACTCAG GTCAAGGTCTGGTTCCAGAACCGGCGCACCAAGCAGAAGAAGGACCAGGGGAAGGACTCGGAGCTGCGGTCGGTGGTGTCCGAGACCGCCGCCACCTGCAGCGTCCTGCGGCTGCTGGAGCAAGGCCGGCTGctctccccgccggggctgcccggcctcctcccgccctGCGCCACCGGCGCCCTGGGCTCGGCGCTGCGCGGGCCCGGCCTGGCGGCGggcaccggccccgcggcggcggcggcggcggcggcggcggctcccacCGGGGGGTCCCCGCACCCGCCGGCCGCCAGCAGCGCGGCGGGAccccccccgccggcagcgctgcacggggcggccgccgccgggcacgGGCTGTTCGGGCTGCCGGTGCCCGCGCTGCTGGGCTCGGTGGCCGGGCGGCTCTCCTCCGCGCCCCTGGCCGTGGCCGGCTCGCTGGCGGGCAACTTGCAGGAACTGTCGGCCCGCTACCTGAGCTCGTCCGCCTTCGAGCCCTACTCCCGGACCAACAATAAAGAAAGCGCTGAGAAAAAAGCACTGGACTGA